A window of Pirellula sp. SH-Sr6A contains these coding sequences:
- the map gene encoding type I methionyl aminopeptidase — protein sequence MLQNLRKLQLTESQRDGMRRAGEFNAQLMDYVRPFVKPGISTEEIDRLVHEYTIRNKHQPATLGYLGYTKSCCTSVNDVICHGIPDSYVLKEGDIVNVDITSIVDGWHGDQSETFLVGTVSDEARAVTQCAFDAMHRAIAALEPGCTVSVIGDNVVAEATERGFSVVREYVGHGLGKRFHQYPNIPHVPDRKSRQERLLPGMCFTVEPMINVGTRFTKLDTTDNWTVRTKDGKLSAQFEHTVLMREDGPEILTQCPAGPKRGHRF from the coding sequence ATGCTGCAGAATCTCAGAAAACTTCAACTGACAGAGTCCCAACGCGACGGGATGCGTCGAGCCGGCGAATTCAATGCCCAGCTGATGGATTACGTTCGCCCTTTCGTCAAACCAGGTATTTCTACCGAGGAAATCGATCGCCTCGTCCACGAATACACGATCCGGAACAAACATCAGCCTGCTACCCTCGGTTACTTGGGGTATACCAAGTCGTGCTGCACCAGTGTGAACGACGTCATTTGCCACGGTATCCCGGACAGCTACGTCTTGAAAGAGGGTGATATCGTCAATGTCGATATCACCTCGATCGTCGATGGTTGGCATGGCGATCAGTCGGAAACGTTTTTGGTCGGGACGGTCTCCGATGAAGCCCGCGCTGTCACCCAATGCGCTTTCGACGCCATGCACCGTGCCATCGCCGCTTTGGAACCAGGATGCACCGTAAGTGTCATCGGCGACAATGTCGTTGCTGAAGCGACCGAGCGAGGGTTTTCCGTGGTTCGTGAATATGTCGGCCACGGGTTGGGCAAGCGGTTCCACCAATACCCGAACATTCCTCACGTTCCCGATCGCAAGAGCCGCCAAGAACGCTTGCTCCCCGGTATGTGCTTCACGGTCGAACCGATGATCAACGTTGGCACGCGCTTTACCAAACTCGACACTACCGACAACTGGACGGTGCGAACCAAAGATGGAAAGCTTTCCGCCCAATTCGAACACACTGTCTTGATGCGAGAAGATGGCCCAGAGATCTTGACGCAGTGCCCAGCCGGACCGAAACGCGGCCATCGCTTCTAA